CGCTGTTTGTGTGAAAAAAACCCCAATTCTTGTCCCTGTACAAACACGTGGCTACATAAGATAGCCCACCAGTAATAGATGGAAGTTGAGATGTCACCATTCAGATTTTCCTCCTCATATTTGGCAGCTGCATCATCCTCGGTCAGTTTCTTGATGATCCACATTCACACCACCCATGTTGAGGAGCTGGCGATCAGGGTTGTCCTTCCAGTCTTCGACTTTAAGCTAAAAGAAAAGATAAATTATTGTTTCACAGCATTCTATTTCCTGAACTTTCCTACTGATGGCACCATCATATGATAGTGCAAGTAGAGTGACCTGGATGGAGTGCAAGTGAGTCCAAGATTACGAACAAACAAACTGAGCCCACCTTtctgtttttgtgtttttctacTTCTTTCTTCTCCCACTGCTGCTGTTGCATCTGAGCATTCCTGGCTGCTGGAGAACCACATGCCCACACCTGAAGGAAAAACACCATAAATGGTAACTCTTGTGGAAACTTAGTCAAACAACGACATAAAGTAGAACGTACTCATATGGTACTAAGAGTTGTGTTTGATGACAATTAATATCAACGAATAGTCACATCTGTAGCTGAATCAGTTCACAGATCAATCTTATGAAATCATAAAGACATGTCATTGGCCATTAAACTTTCCAATGCATACACTTTTCTGTACTGGGCCATGAACATAGAACCCATTCATTCCTTACCCAATTGGGTAAAGAATCACAGCTACAGCTGATGGTGATGTAATCTTGAGTAGACTTCAGAAGAATGATGACCTCAACTAGTTCAGTATCTTTTAGTTTCAGACAAGTTCATTTCCTTTACCTCGCATACTTTCAACTGAAGTGGCACACCGTAGTGCTTGACTGTTGTCATGTCTTCATCTATTTCCAACATGACTGACTTGGTGTCCTTGCCGAACTGTATACCCTTTGGAAGCCCCCGCGTCTCTGTGTTGTAGAACAACATATTTGCACCCGCTGAAAAAGACAGATTTCATATCTAAGACTTGGATCAAAACAGGTTCAAAGAAAAAAACGCCTGTCATTTTGGATAATGTTTTTTGAGTCATTTTGATCTTTTCACATCACCAACAGGAAGATGAGGAGACTCTTCTTTCAGATATACATTAACTTCTAAAGATTGTCAAAGATGATTTTGCGACACAGGGTAATGGTACAATATACTTACTCTGCACAATCCTAAGCTGTGGAAGCAACTGTATGACTATACAACTGTGTCCACCCCATCTCTGACTACCAACTCTGAAACATGTCACATCATGATTAAACTACGGAAAGCAGCAGACAACCAGGTCTAACTTCAGACTTTTCTCGCCACTAGGAATCATGACTATCAGAATAGAAAACTTATCTGACTCCGTTGTGATAGCATCTGCCAAAACGGACGAAGTCAAAGTACCCTTAATACCTGTAGGGCAAACATGGGCTGAAATACTGTGCCCTTACTCACTTCCATTCTTCATCCACCCCGATACAATAGAGATGACCTTGCTCCAGTTTGAGCAACATAATCGTCGGTTCTTTGTACGAGAAGATGTGGAAGTTGAGCGTGTTCAAGCTCATGCCTTGGAGATAACTGCTGTACAAGTTTGTCCAATGGAGGATTTCACTCTGGAGAAGATAGGGAATAAGAACAAACATTAGTTCGGGTAACACGATAGAGTTTTTTAGAGTTTTTAAGTCGCGAAACAACACTGAGTGGAGACACAGATCTCTGCAAACTACAGATGTATGCTAGGTTTTGAGCAATGGTGTATTAGTTTTTCCATTGCGTGTATCGGTTAATGCGGGGCTAATTgaactcatcaaaaacaattgttggtcattaccAGTTTATTCCAAGAATTGGCTTCCATGGGCGAGATGACCTCAGACACACCCGCTGACTGACGGTATGCGTGGGGAAGATTGCATGACAACATCCATAGATACTGGACAGATAAGAGGTAGCTGCCTGTTTTTATGTCCTCAATGATGGCATGAGAAGGACACTGAAAAGAAAGTAGGACAAACCTATTCAAGTCCAAACAATGAAAGGAAGtgaacaaatgaaacaaaagcAATCAGGAACAGAACCATATATAAACAAAATCCAATGAGGGATCATGACCTGGGAtgattcttatacatgtaccttgctttcACCTCTCCCTGTGAAGAACACAGGAGGGAGGATAATCATGTTATAAAAAATGCCTTATTCATGACATGAATAACCATGTTATAGAATGTGCTCAGGAAAGCACAAGGCCCAAGAAATCATGGCTGCCTAGGAACCATGTGGTGAAGAACCTAGCAGCCGAGTTAAGCAAGATGGACCGTCTTACTTCAGACAAATAACTAATTATGCATTCAGGATCATGTAATACCCTACCTTGGCACATTGTGATCGGAAATCCAACTGAGACCAGATGCCATTTGTCCATGAATGGGTTCCTGAGAAGATAAAAGAAGTGTTCTTCTGGCACCAGGCAAAGAAAAGCGATTTGTCAATTTTGTAGGATTCTTTCGGCTGAAAAAACAAATGTCTATAAACTGTAACCTGATTCATAAATGAAAGCAATGAAAGACATATCTAGATATCAATATAAGAATAATTTCTAACATCTGATCCAaatttttaatgcattttatttttttggcAGGAACCATAATAAGTAACTTACCCAGACACTCTCAACTATAGATTTAACAATTTCATCGCACCTGCCAAATTCTTCTATTTGTTCACCAAATCCACTTGAATGAATTGATAGTCTGTAACATGTAATTAGCATCTTTGTGAGCTCTGAAATAACCACAAAACACACAACATTACATGAATTGAAAAGGGGTCACTGAGGGGTCAACATTTTCACATGTGTACTTGAAGACCTTGCACTTGCACTGCAGGTTTATACTTGCGTCATCCAGAGGGGTTATTGAGAACTATTTCCTTTGTCAATATTAGGGTAAACCAAAGATGCAGAGTGACCTTATCAGATAgaatatagtacatgtagtacgtGGGCTATCCTTATTACTGGCATATAAGATATTGCATCGGAAAACAGCGTCTAAGTTCTTTTCAATTAGTAACTAACATCAGCCTActaaaaacattttcaattctttttcaaCTGAAGAGCTGTGACTAACCGTCTTTGCTGAGTTCTGCCCCACCTCCCGCAAAGACTCTCCAGAAGTACTCCAACCTCTCTGCAGGAGATGACATGCCCATAACTTGTTTGCCGAGGTGCACAAAAGGATTCACTGGAATTTGCTCATGACTGGGAATGTACGGTCgtatggaatcagcaaaggtaGTGCCATATTCAGTGCCACCTGCAGCAAAACATGTCTGAAGGAAAGGTAAAGTATATTGTACATCAAATAATATCACAGTGGCTGATCGAACGGCATCATGAGAAAATaagggttaatgtttgcttttgTGCCTTTGTGGCCCTCACACAAACCACTCTTTGTCTGAAGTACAGGTGACGTGTACAATATTTAGTCAATATCCGACATTTGACTGACAACCTCAGTTCCAGTACTTCTGTTATTATGAATGGAAATGGCATTCAGAAATCTTAGAACCAAGGCTGTCAATACATGAACACAAACCAAGTTACCTTTTCTAAGAAGGCAATAGAATAATATAAAGAATGTCTAATTATTTACCGCAAATGCTGTCAGTGGCAGCTCCCTCCTTTCAAGTGGCTCCTCAGTTTGGTCAGTGGTGAACGCCTGTAAATAAATTCAATAATTGAAGTTGGAATAGTCAGTATCACTATCAGCCAACGATGAAACCAAACATGACATCTACTAGGCCTACATCTATGACCGACAGATCTTAGCTTTTTTTAGTAACATGACTTAAACTACACACTCCTGTGATGCCTAACATACCATCAACAATACAACAACAAGtaacattatcattatcaacaaACTCACTCAAGTCAGTCACTGTCAGTCACAGTGTCGGACTGTCACTGGCACTGCCACTTGACTTGCaaaaatttttatcaaatttttagTTTTACCTCAAAAACACTTTTCAGCTTGATTTCTGCAGGATCCACTACACCAGTGGGTTCTCTACTCTTTGAATTGCCCATTTAAATACCAGTAAGAAGACTGTTCGCCAAGATAAAACACCTTTTTTACATCATTCTGTAAAACTGACAGGTCTATACatcatgtacaatgatgtacattGACATTCTCGTGACAGTGTGTATGTACATCGCCTAATGGTATACAGTTCTTCGGGAAAAGAGAAACGGTGGGAATCTTGCAgttaatgaaaataacattttctcCATATTTTCTCACCAAATTCAAGAATCATTCTTTACTAATTATATCTTAAGTGGTCATACATAGATCAAGTCAAACTAAATATAAAGTCATAATAGGATAATGAATTTCTAATAATTACATTCATCGAATTTTCAATTCAGTTCCCAATACCCTACCGTATCTCAATTTTGGTACTTCTGTCCTGAAATGTCCAGTTCACGTGTTTTCACGAAAATCACTCCCGAAATTTTGTgaaatcttgccttttcttgcaTTTCTCAGTGATTGTTCTCGTGATTTGGTAAATATTTTTTGACAATGTGATAAGGTGCTCTTATGTGCTCTTAATGAATCTGTTTTACTAGTAATTTACTGTTGCTTTAGGCGGCCAAGAACTTGTCCCGTATTCTGCAAGTGCAATTCCAATACTGTTTAACTGTAGGCTACAGTAGTACATGTAAtggaattactgtcgtttcgctacattgccagttcgctacaagtcgtttcgcttcatgtggcggtcgtttcgctacatggtaggtcgttttgctacatgggtggagtcgtttcgctacatgatgggtatggtcgtttcgctacatggaggacgtttcgctacatgggtgagacgagcgagccaacgcgaaggccttgcaaaggcctccaaatctgcgttggagtgcgtttgaatgacccctgtcaatcaataataagtacgtatacacggatacagacggttgagcgagccaacgcgaaggccttgcaaaggcctccaaatctgcgttgaagtgcggttgaatgacccctgtcaatcaataataagtacgtaattgagcgagccaacgcgaatggatgtctatgaggttactggtccattcaagtgcgaacaaacgacaagaaccccttgcgcgccatcaaactgTATAAGTTTTTTtgccggcaaactgtgctataataaatttgtagtcaccaccgggaattatagtagggtaaaatagagtaaaaataatgactacatccatgtagcgtaacgactccacccatgaagcgaaacgtcctccatgtagcgaaacgaccatacccatcatgtagcgaaacgactccacccatgtagcgaaacgacctaccaagtagcgaaacgaccgccacatgtagcgaaacgacttgtagcgaactggcaatgtagcgaaacagcctgataccgtgacgtgtaggcctatgtactgtTGTACACTCACTTCAGTAGTGTCACTCACTCAGTGCTCACACTGTCACCTGTGTCGGTGTGTGTGTTATGTGTGAATTAACAATCTCCCGATCTTCGGTCCGTACAATGTCGAAAATTACATACACtgatacagtaggcctacacccgTTGAATTTCTCACATATAGTCCCTCCAGGCCTACTACAATCCATgagtttgatcgtccacacactgatccagtgtaGCCTATattaataggcctaggccctaggcctagtcatagtgcgctgcttgtaacatggatgTAAAGCCTtcttgttaatgttatgtttcgatAGATA
This is a stretch of genomic DNA from Lineus longissimus chromosome 2, tnLinLong1.2, whole genome shotgun sequence. It encodes these proteins:
- the LOC135501273 gene encoding uncharacterized protein LOC135501273 translates to MGNSKSREPTGVVDPAEIKLKSVFEAFTTDQTEEPLERRELPLTAFATCFAAGGTEYGTTFADSIRPYIPSHEQIPVNPFVHLGKQVMGMSSPAERLEYFWRVFAGGGAELSKDELTKMLITCYRLSIHSSGFGEQIEEFGRCDEIVKSIVESVWPKESYKIDKSLFFAWCQKNTSFIFSGTHSWTNGIWSQLDFRSQCAKCPSHAIIEDIKTGSYLLSVQYLWMLSCNLPHAYRQSAGVSEVISPMEANSWNKLSEILHWTNLYSSYLQGMSLNTLNFHIFSYKEPTIMLLKLEQGHLYCIGVDEEWKVGSQRWGGHSCIVIQLLPQLRIVQTGANMLFYNTETRGLPKGIQFGKDTKSVMLEIDEDMTTVKHYGVPLQLKVCEVWACGSPAARNAQMQQQQWEKKEVEKHKNRKLKVEDWKDNPDRQLLNMGGVNVDHQETDRG